A DNA window from Chelativorans sp. AA-79 contains the following coding sequences:
- a CDS encoding extracellular solute-binding protein — protein MLTAAHAEVTVLGWPGGPEETALRAAAEAYNAKPDISDENKVELLFFNRDGFWDKLQADLAAGSDAFDVNLLATYSIGRYAPFMEPVTLSDEASGLYGEAVLSTMRFDGQQYGVPTDLSLHFMYYRKDLIDGLMDDDAAKARYAEISQEYLGKALEPKDPDEWTWDDYAATALYFTQAINPDSPTRYGTVLQLKNLLFNIMVWQSIPRSYGGDWMDAEGNITVASDAYRKGLELYKLLYDAGASPRDSLSYEFAEANAAFAAGQVAAMLQWNAAAADLTSPGKSPAVAEVTETMAPPAGPEGRKTHIHGLGFGLNRNAANKEGAKAFLTWLSTREAALVYARNGGAPALSAEAVKEVAEERPDLVKLGEYAGSYGYVMTGGASANALAVYELQAKEFTGYWSGQQDADAALANAEKGMAELLK, from the coding sequence ATGCTGACCGCCGCCCATGCGGAAGTAACCGTGCTCGGCTGGCCGGGCGGACCAGAGGAGACCGCGCTGCGGGCGGCGGCCGAAGCCTACAACGCCAAGCCCGACATTTCCGACGAGAACAAGGTCGAACTCCTGTTCTTCAACCGCGACGGCTTCTGGGACAAGTTGCAGGCCGATCTCGCCGCGGGCTCCGACGCCTTTGACGTCAACCTGCTCGCCACCTACTCGATCGGCCGTTATGCACCCTTCATGGAGCCTGTGACCCTGTCGGACGAAGCATCCGGGCTCTATGGCGAAGCAGTGCTTTCCACCATGCGGTTCGACGGCCAGCAGTATGGCGTGCCGACGGACCTCTCGCTGCACTTCATGTACTACCGCAAGGACCTGATCGACGGACTGATGGACGACGATGCGGCAAAGGCGCGCTATGCCGAGATTTCGCAGGAGTATCTGGGCAAGGCCCTCGAGCCGAAAGACCCTGATGAATGGACCTGGGACGATTACGCCGCGACGGCGCTCTACTTCACCCAGGCCATCAACCCCGACAGCCCGACCCGCTACGGCACGGTGCTGCAGCTCAAGAATCTGCTCTTCAATATCATGGTCTGGCAGTCCATCCCGCGTTCCTATGGCGGCGACTGGATGGACGCCGAGGGCAATATCACCGTCGCCTCCGATGCTTATCGCAAGGGCCTCGAGCTCTACAAGCTGCTCTACGACGCGGGTGCGTCGCCGCGCGATTCGCTCTCATACGAATTCGCCGAGGCCAACGCCGCCTTCGCGGCGGGCCAGGTCGCGGCGATGTTGCAGTGGAACGCCGCGGCGGCGGACCTCACCAGCCCCGGCAAGTCGCCCGCAGTAGCCGAGGTGACGGAAACCATGGCCCCGCCTGCGGGCCCTGAGGGGCGCAAGACACATATTCACGGGCTCGGGTTCGGCCTCAACAGGAACGCTGCCAACAAGGAGGGCGCGAAGGCGTTCCTCACCTGGCTCTCCACCAGGGAAGCCGCCCTCGTCTATGCCCGCAACGGCGGCGCGCCGGCGCTTTCGGCGGAGGCGGTGAAAGAAGTGGCTGAGGAGCGGCCGGACCTCGTCAAGCTCGGCGAATATGCCGGTTCCTATGGCTATGTGATGACCGGCGGCGCCTCCGCCAATGCGCTCGCCGTCTACGAATTGCAGGCGAAGGAGTTCACGGGCTACTGGTCCGGCCAGCAGGACGCCGACGCCGCACTCGCCAATGCCGAGAAGGGCATGGCCGAACTCCTGAAATGA
- a CDS encoding sugar ABC transporter permease, translated as MQVAERTEWSLLATPLVAFLLLCLGFPALVNLVYSVSDISFATLRSPTLSGFGNFAAVLQDSAFWRANWFSLRFGVLTAVLECGLGLFLAIFLAPLFKERSWPLAILMLPLMVAPALVGLMYRLVLHEFAGPVPHYLWQWFGNSPAFLGPSSAFWTLVVVETLQWTPFAFLLFHMAYHAISGEVREAAAIDGANALQRLTRIELPLMIPTIAVALLIRFIDGFRVFDNVYVLTGSGAGGSTASLSIYIYEAFFKQGAIGKAVAASVLLFLVSFAILYGLNMFARRKRR; from the coding sequence ATGCAGGTTGCCGAACGCACCGAATGGAGCCTCCTGGCCACCCCTCTGGTGGCCTTTCTGCTTCTGTGCCTGGGCTTTCCGGCGCTCGTGAATCTCGTCTACTCGGTTTCCGACATCAGCTTCGCCACGCTGCGCAGCCCCACCCTCTCGGGGTTCGGCAACTTCGCCGCCGTGCTTCAGGACAGCGCCTTCTGGCGTGCCAACTGGTTCTCGCTGCGCTTCGGTGTGCTGACGGCGGTCCTGGAATGCGGGCTCGGCCTGTTCCTCGCCATCTTCCTTGCGCCACTCTTCAAGGAACGCAGTTGGCCGCTCGCGATCCTGATGCTGCCGCTGATGGTGGCGCCGGCCCTGGTAGGCCTGATGTACCGGCTGGTGCTCCACGAATTTGCAGGCCCGGTGCCGCACTATCTCTGGCAGTGGTTCGGCAACAGCCCGGCCTTTCTCGGACCCAGCTCGGCCTTCTGGACGCTCGTTGTCGTCGAGACGCTGCAGTGGACGCCGTTCGCCTTTCTCCTCTTCCACATGGCCTACCACGCCATCTCCGGGGAGGTACGCGAGGCAGCGGCGATTGACGGGGCCAACGCATTGCAGCGCCTGACGCGCATCGAATTGCCTCTGATGATCCCCACCATCGCCGTTGCGCTGCTCATCCGCTTCATCGACGGCTTCCGCGTCTTCGACAATGTCTATGTGCTGACCGGCAGCGGTGCCGGCGGATCGACCGCATCGCTGTCGATCTACATCTACGAGGCCTTTTTCAAGCAGGGCGCCATCGGCAAGGCGGTGGCCGCTTCCGTTCTGCTCTTCCTGGTTTCCTTCGCCATTCTCTACGGCCTCAACATGTTTGCCCGGCGGAAGAGGAGATGA
- a CDS encoding carbohydrate ABC transporter permease: MLTLLRWIVFAIAALAVNFPVIVTLVTSFKSAREISANPGLFIQAPTLENYLTVLQVSDRLNIFLYLANSFAAAAIGTAIAVLLSLPTAYAMVRGGIGAKTLLPLIVNLRAVPLVIFAIPIYMMFQWLGLLDTRIGLALVLAIVNIPLVLVILVNAISDVPLDLDEAALIDGASRTRILLRVIAPVCRPAIATSLIFGFITAWNEFLFGLMLTTSNAVPVTVGASFFFAASGGGVQWGVAAAVMIVGALPPMILGLLMYRQISSSLMAGAVKG; this comes from the coding sequence ATGCTCACCCTTCTGCGCTGGATCGTCTTCGCGATCGCCGCCTTGGCCGTGAATTTCCCGGTGATCGTGACGCTCGTCACCTCGTTCAAGAGCGCACGCGAAATCTCGGCCAATCCGGGGCTGTTCATCCAGGCCCCGACGCTGGAAAATTATCTGACCGTGCTGCAGGTTTCCGATCGGCTCAACATCTTCCTCTACCTCGCCAACAGCTTTGCCGCGGCGGCGATCGGTACGGCGATAGCGGTGCTTCTTTCTCTCCCCACGGCCTATGCGATGGTACGGGGTGGGATCGGCGCGAAGACCCTGCTGCCGCTCATCGTCAACCTGCGCGCCGTGCCGCTCGTCATCTTTGCCATTCCCATCTACATGATGTTCCAGTGGCTCGGCCTGCTCGACACGCGCATCGGCCTTGCTCTGGTACTCGCCATCGTCAACATACCTCTGGTGCTGGTGATCCTCGTCAATGCCATTTCCGATGTGCCGCTCGACCTGGACGAGGCGGCGCTGATCGACGGTGCCAGCCGTACGCGCATCCTGCTTCGGGTCATCGCACCGGTATGCCGACCGGCGATCGCGACGAGCCTGATCTTCGGCTTCATCACGGCCTGGAACGAGTTCCTTTTCGGCCTGATGCTCACCACGTCCAACGCCGTGCCGGTGACTGTGGGCGCCTCCTTCTTCTTCGCCGCAAGCGGCGGCGGCGTGCAATGGGGCGTGGCCGCGGCGGTGATGATCGTCGGGGCGCTTCCGCCGATGATCCTCGGCCTTCTCATGTACCGCCAGATCAGCAGCTCTCTGATGGCGGGCGCGGTCAAGGGCTAA
- a CDS encoding DUF982 domain-containing protein: MIARQCSFSSRQACFLSQAVFIRDQTWIDLARFSGMNPSIWNQPVRVRNGNNLPVEVNSARMAAEFLILHWPASEEGKEKHLAAQIACLDVLEGRYGPQYAKQAFEEAAREARILVTEE; encoded by the coding sequence GTGATTGCCAGACAATGTTCGTTCAGCTCTCGGCAAGCCTGTTTTCTTTCACAAGCCGTATTCATTCGTGATCAAACCTGGATTGATCTTGCGCGTTTTTCTGGAATGAACCCAAGTATATGGAATCAGCCGGTAAGAGTTCGCAATGGAAACAACCTTCCCGTGGAAGTCAATTCTGCGCGTATGGCGGCGGAATTCCTGATACTGCATTGGCCTGCATCTGAAGAAGGAAAGGAGAAGCATTTGGCCGCGCAGATCGCCTGCCTCGATGTTCTGGAAGGCAGGTACGGTCCCCAATATGCAAAGCAGGCTTTCGAAGAAGCCGCGCGCGAGGCTCGCATCCTTGTGACCGAAGAATGA
- a CDS encoding DUF982 domain-containing protein has translation MYAAQFALPVRIVMRAGEPVTEIYSAEEALDLLMAWPTQEGRILNRAMESCLAASADPRWAEEARKHFVAFANASGLIARDVPLDSLYENGELKPLYR, from the coding sequence ATGTATGCAGCGCAATTCGCCCTTCCGGTCCGCATCGTGATGCGGGCCGGCGAACCGGTGACGGAAATCTACAGCGCCGAGGAGGCTCTGGATCTGCTCATGGCATGGCCGACGCAGGAGGGCCGGATTCTCAACCGGGCCATGGAATCGTGCCTTGCAGCGAGCGCCGATCCACGGTGGGCGGAGGAAGCGCGAAAGCATTTCGTCGCCTTTGCCAATGCTTCCGGACTCATCGCAAGGGACGTCCCCCTCGACAGCCTCTACGAGAACGGGGAGTTGAAACCGCTCTACCGCTGA
- a CDS encoding DUF982 domain-containing protein, giving the protein MLTDSIGSTSRRERASRESRTDLRSTQALRHRPFHKPVVIERRRVDRDRVVVNTRVALDALLHEWPEMDCPQRMRALKACLAVIRGERPPSSARRAFVTAARAARILREE; this is encoded by the coding sequence ATGTTGACCGATTCCATCGGTTCCACCAGCCGCAGAGAGCGGGCTTCGCGCGAAAGCAGGACCGACCTGCGTTCCACGCAGGCGTTGCGGCACCGTCCGTTCCACAAGCCGGTCGTCATCGAGCGAAGGCGCGTCGACCGCGATCGGGTGGTCGTGAACACCAGGGTCGCCCTCGACGCGCTGTTGCACGAATGGCCGGAGATGGATTGCCCGCAGCGCATGCGCGCACTGAAGGCGTGCCTTGCCGTCATCCGGGGCGAACGGCCGCCCTCTTCGGCGCGACGCGCCTTCGTCACCGCCGCCAGGGCCGCGCGGATCCTGCGCGAGGAGTAG
- a CDS encoding bile acid:sodium symporter family protein — protein MQSSAVLSIGLPVALFIIMLGLGLSLTPQNFTQVLAKPKPVVIGVLCQMVVMPLLFLPLVYWSELPPAISVGMMLLAASPSATSASLYTYLARGDVALSLTLAAATSLLALVSLPLIGNLAMELFYGGAAAVTVEIKHILQIFVIAIVPAAIGAFIHGRRPALAARLERPVKLLATLFIAAIVVIALIGNWGLLMEWGPVIGATTLAFNLMSFAVGYLAPRMMGIERQRTIAVAMATGIHNAALAITIALSEYMLDNPEMAIPPALYGLTAYITGAIFVWLLNRRPVSPLPSEG, from the coding sequence ATGCAGTCGAGCGCCGTCCTGAGCATCGGCCTTCCGGTGGCCCTGTTCATCATCATGCTCGGGCTCGGCCTGTCGCTGACGCCGCAGAATTTCACACAGGTCCTAGCGAAGCCGAAGCCGGTGGTCATCGGTGTCCTCTGCCAGATGGTCGTGATGCCGCTGTTGTTCCTGCCACTGGTCTACTGGTCGGAACTGCCGCCGGCGATCTCGGTCGGCATGATGCTGCTGGCCGCCAGCCCCAGCGCCACCTCCGCCTCGCTCTACACATATCTCGCCCGTGGGGACGTGGCGCTGAGCCTCACGCTTGCCGCCGCCACGTCACTTTTGGCTTTGGTGAGCCTGCCCTTGATCGGCAATCTCGCCATGGAGCTGTTCTATGGTGGAGCGGCGGCGGTGACCGTCGAGATCAAGCATATCCTGCAGATATTTGTGATCGCCATCGTCCCCGCGGCGATCGGCGCGTTCATCCATGGCCGGAGGCCGGCGCTCGCCGCGCGGCTGGAACGGCCCGTGAAGCTTCTCGCAACGCTTTTCATCGCGGCAATCGTCGTCATCGCGCTGATCGGCAATTGGGGATTGCTCATGGAATGGGGACCTGTGATCGGTGCGACCACGCTCGCCTTCAACCTCATGAGCTTCGCCGTCGGCTATCTCGCGCCGAGAATGATGGGAATCGAGCGGCAGAGGACGATCGCCGTGGCGATGGCGACCGGTATCCACAACGCAGCCCTGGCCATTACGATCGCACTCAGCGAATACATGCTCGACAATCCCGAGATGGCGATCCCACCGGCACTCTATGGCCTGACCGCCTATATCACGGGGGCGATCTTCGTCTGGCTGCTTAACCGCAGGCCCGTTTCGCCCCTGCCCAGCGAGGGGTGA